From the Acipenser ruthenus chromosome 5, fAciRut3.2 maternal haplotype, whole genome shotgun sequence genome, the window CAGGTTTATCAATACAGGTTCGAAGACCCAGCATCATGTTCATGCCACATGGTCATCTTGGTTTATATTTTCCACTGTTCTAGTTTACTATCTAgcaaaatgaatatttatatactgtataaaaattgTATAgaacattattaaataaaatgggcaataattcatttttttaataaaactataagaaactaagtcaaatGGACAAACATTTAAGCTAGTGCCTGCTTCAATGTACTTGACTatgagtttttatttagttttactttAAAATTCTGATTAAAGctatttgaagttatggatggtgATTTAATCTTTGTGTCTCTCTCTTTTATGTAGGGGTTGACCCGAATGCAGACTACCATGTCCTCTACCGATACTTTGTGGAGCTGTGGATCTACCTGGGATTGGCCTGGCTTTCCCTCTTCATCAACTGGAAAGTCAGCATGTTTGTGGCGGTCCACAAGGCCTTGAAGAAGAGGAGGAAAAGGCGCAAAGAGTCTCTTATGGACCGGCATCACCACCACAAGAGCAAGAAGGTCCTGCCCGTGGCCACAAACACAGCCAGCAACACCCCCACCAAAGACTTCAACATTTTCAACTTCCTCTCCAAGAAGCAGGTGGGTTACAATGATTTGATAAAGGAGATCGGCACTATAAACGGTAGAGCTGTGCGCAGAGGTAGCAACCACAACAAAATCCTGAGCTTTGACAGTTCCCCTCGGCTGAAGAGGAGTTGCACCCAAGGTGACATGGAGATGTACTCCATGAACAAACGCTTCCTGTACGATAATCCCTCCATCCTGCAAGCTATGGGGAACAGGGGCCTCCTGCACCCTCTGGGCGAGAAGGAAGAACTGGAACTGGATATATTTGAGAACCAGCTGGACAAAGATGAAAGGGAGAATGGGGGCCGGTGGAACTCCAAGGGGTATCAGGCTCTCATTTTCCAGAACGCCAACATCACCTTCATTGATGAGGAGAACctgatggaggaggaggaggaggagagcaaGGGGGAGTTCTCACTGGATGACAATGTGGAGTCGGAGCTGGAGTccaaggaagaggaggagagaaatTCAGAATCCGAAGGGTCCTTCTTCACCACAGACAGTTCTGAGAATTCCCTGTCTTATGAGGAACTGGTTAGGGAGTATGTCAAAGTTGATAACACAGATGTTCGAACCTGAGCTCTTATTAAATGGTTTGTTTTAAACAATATCAGAGACCAAAAATGAGTATTACTGGCTAAACCAACATGGATTCCAAAGCCGTTGCTATGTGTCTGTATTCAGTGTGCTTCGAGAGCTCACAAAGATCGACAGCTGCTTTATTACAAGCATACGTAATGGATTGTCCACTGTGGCACATCTGCATGGAGATACAGCTCATGTTTCTTGGAGGCAGCTCTGTATAACAGACTTGCCCATGCCACTCAAACTGTGAATATGTAGTCCATAAGAGACCTGTGAAATAATAGCTGCTTAGTACATTTCTTATAGCGACTGTAAAACTGGGACATTCACCCTTTTGCTGCCAAAAAGGAAATAAAAGAGAATTGTGACTTTGTTTATATAGCTGCaacttattattatattttataaatgtctCAAACAAGCATACAGAATATTataatagttatttttaaaaaatatttttatataatattgcattATAAATGGTAAGGGTATGACTCCACCAAAAAAGTCACTGACTGCCTTCAAGTTGAAGATCCAAACAACTGAATCATAATTCAGAGCttttaaatctgatttaaatgtatttatgaacTGCTGTATATGTGTGTTCTTTTTAATGCCATTCTGCAACACTGCCCGCTTTTTCTGGGACCTAATAATCCTAGAAGTACACTAACAACAGTTCTCATCTAAAGCAGACATTCCTGGGATGAAGATGCTGTTGTCTTCCTTTAGTGATCCTGAACTACAATGCTGCCAAATGGAATATATTTCAAAACTGAACTGTATTTTTCCATTTCTTCTATTTCCAATCTTAACGTGAATATTTTGTGCTGACTTTTTCATGGAAGTGTATTAGGAAGTAGTAAATACTCTTTGGCTGTGGAAGTTGTGAAAACCTGATTAACTGTAACCAGAGTCTGTATTGTGCATTCATACTGTAAGCTCTTACCTGACTTTTTATAACTGTGTTGCAAAATTGAAACAGGCCTTAAATGGTCTCTTCAGTTTCTGTGAGTGAAAGGGTAGGGTTAACCTATGCTTGGTTATGACATTTGATTTCTGTGAATGTATGTGTATGTGCTTGTGTGGCAGATGATGAGTCATTGCCAGGTTCCTCAGCTAAAGGACGAGATCAAGCATGCCAGCTGTTCAGAAGCTGAGCAGCTGGGGTAACTTTTGCTGCAGTTTATCAGGAGTGGAATTCTGGAGTCCCACTGTCAGTCTAGGGTTCTCCTGAGAGAGGTTTGGAATTGCAGGCTTTATCCCACATATTGGAACTGAGCCTTTTGTACAACTTTGTTTCCAGGTACCTATTAAGTGGTCATCCTGGAACTAATGTGACTTTTGATTTAGTCATGCatctttgttattttaaataattttgtgtaAATATGtagatatattttagtttttagatttaaaagaaCCATCTCTATAGACCTTAGGATTAAAAATGAGCACTCCTGTAAGATGGTGGGATGATTATAACCATGGTGCACGGTAACTTGTTGCAAACTTTGGgtgaataacacattttaatggaCTTTCGTTAGGACTTTGGCTATCTGGCCTTACAAAGATGTGTTAGTTGTCTTGGTGTTATGTCTTAATACTGTGCCTGGTTGTACAGCATCATTGGGGATGAAAACATATACTTAAATTGGTGGGAAACAACTAATCAACAAACTGATtcaatgtttttgtatttttttcccccat encodes:
- the LOC117402671 gene encoding potassium channel subfamily K member 5-like, encoding MMVDRGPLLTSAIIFYLSIGAAIFQVLEEPNWKSAVHDYELKKIQILKDYPCLKKQDLEKILEVVSSAAGQGITITGNKTFNNWNWPNAVIFAATVITTIGYGNIAPKTPPGRVFCIFYGLFGVPLCLTWISALGKFFGGRAKHLGQFLTKRGVSLRKAQFTCTAIFVIWGGLVHLVIPPFVFMVTEGWSYIEGLYFSFVTISTIGFGDLVAGVDPNADYHVLYRYFVELWIYLGLAWLSLFINWKVSMFVAVHKALKKRRKRRKESLMDRHHHHKSKKVLPVATNTASNTPTKDFNIFNFLSKKQVGYNDLIKEIGTINGRAVRRGSNHNKILSFDSSPRLKRSCTQGDMEMYSMNKRFLYDNPSILQAMGNRGLLHPLGEKEELELDIFENQLDKDERENGGRWNSKGYQALIFQNANITFIDEENLMEEEEEESKGEFSLDDNVESELESKEEEERNSESEGSFFTTDSSENSLSYEELVREYVKVDNTDVRT